Proteins from a genomic interval of Capsicum annuum cultivar UCD-10X-F1 chromosome 4, UCD10Xv1.1, whole genome shotgun sequence:
- the LOC107852423 gene encoding uncharacterized protein LOC107852423 has translation MDKERVDVHETVITIRLDEDEEAEKSRICGEEGGSDVKGNGTEGNEVKVKDLKGNGSGGNDVKVSDMKGNGPGGNEVKVNDLKGNGSGGNEVKVNDLKGNGPGGNDVNVKDLKKSNDFSIVIDVKCDGGDRKMGENLEGECQRVCRICHLTTYDAEKCSVDLIELGCGCKGELGFVHSRCSEAWFKLKGNRVCEICGEVAQSVTGVSNNRFIEEWNDARSTATGTDSTETTRGWWRGQPFCNFLMACLVISFMLPWFFRVNMF, from the exons ATGGATAAGGAGAGAGTGGATGTTCATGAGACAGTGATCACTATAAGATTGGATGAAGATGAAGAAGctgaaaaatcaagaatttgtgGGGAAGAGGGAGGTTCGGATGTGAAGGGAAATGGGACGGAAGGGAACGAGGTGAAAGTGAAGGATTTGAAGGGAAATGGTTCGGGAGGGAACGACGTGAAAGTGAGCGATATGAAGGGAAATGGGCCAGGAGGGAACGAGGTGAAAGTGAATGATTTGAAGGGAAATGGGTCGGGAGGGAATGAGGTGAAAGTGAACGATTTGAAGGGAAATGGGCCGGGAGGGAATGATGTGAATGTGAAGGATTTGAAGAAAAGTAATGATTTTTCGATTGTAATCGATGTGAAGTGTGATGGCGGTGACAGGAAAATGGGAGAGAATTTGGAAGGAGAATGTCAAAGGGTGTGTAGAATTTGTCATTTGACTACATATGACGCTGAAAAGTGTTCGGTGGATTTGATTGAGCTTGGCTGTGGATGTAAAGGAGAGCTTGGATTTGTACATTCTCGCTGTTCCGAGGCTTGGTTTAAGCTAAAAGGAAACAG AGTGTGTGAAATTTGCGGGGAGGTAGCACAAAGTGTTACTGGAGTCAGCAATAACCGATTTATTGAAGAGTGGAATGATGCAAGATCTACTGCAACCGGTACTGATTCAACCGAAACGACTAGAGGTTGGTGGCGTGGTCAGCCGTTCTGTAACTTCTTAATGGCGTGCCTGGTAATATCATTCATGTTGCCATGGTTTTTCCGCGTAAATATGTTTTGA